From Egibacteraceae bacterium, one genomic window encodes:
- a CDS encoding S-layer homology domain-containing protein, with product MTVLLAVAAGLSMPTPVPAVAQEDSEPVGVWQSTSQPVSGHADAAAVRLDDGRVLVTGDDPSERGTTVAEVYDPATGEWQATDPMHHGRARHSLVRLADGRVLASGTFLVSDTVPEIYDPAAPAGQRWTEVANAPFDTPLAVLLDGPECGGDGPPVWCGQVLMRGQMLFEPPPAGSGEQGTWTQADTPHFQGGRMVVLDGVPCSGESPPGWCGNVLHVTTDGMEVFDPSPVDAETGVVGRWEASDGLQQPRNIGATRVAGLADGRVLLVGGTDEDGQPAPPEIYDPATGVWQATALPTQPPRGAGASLTLLADGSVLLAGGGEWPNDCLVSAELFDPSGDDGVAGNAPGVWRSAGLMGAPRESHTATALADGRALVVGGALHCGRNTADVYAPPSLEPVTPAPTVSGVDPASGLTDGGVEVSVTGDSLSGTSAVTFGGVAADEVRVESNTRVMAVVPPGAPGDVPVTVTTPAGQSAADSDATFAYVEPSGVWTPVGELPFADQAQALVVGEGDVLILEDSAKSAVRYDPQTNTLADAADPPDIGSFQLFAPLADGRALVAGYSGLDESAQGHATIYDPAADSWSAPALMAAAPQEGSATLLADERLLVIGRVQGLDMTSQVFDPDTGQWRLTEGQPTDQVLFGHTSTLLGDGRVLVAGGTTGAFGQSRRAQLFDPAGEQWSEGPAMAETRNRHAAAVAADGRALVIGGYGIAAGAVSGVEAFDPATDTWQPVRNLEYPRVEHAVVVLADGSLLAVGGRGTSGTMWDDDAMVHSEVFDAEVGRWRVTGALAQARMRHGAAALTRGCASRCGSVVAVGGLTGQLTRGGVGVALVELYTPRPQVTGLDPASGRAGDEVTIEGFDLAGVDEVRFGDVPAEFTVESPAQITATVPDGVEVGSVAVTVANAVEDSDVTLASEVTSVSEFTVEAEPGEIGTIDDLTATAMSASEVGLSWSAVSDGAGGSAPGYVVAQSAEPITTVEQFEAAAVLCGGVCTPTPTPEVGGTVELSVVGLDTDTTYHFAVRARTTPGTLGPVSNPVSATTEVDPADPGDPGDPGDPGDPGDPGEPLSPEELVAAACPQGAPPVGFTDLASIPDTHLQAVACAASHGIAQGFADGSYGPAQPVRRDQMASFIARTLQAAGVDLPEPRAQRFVDVNPGSTHDDAIHRLAAAGIIAGGPGGLSADSYGPAQPIRRDQMASFLVRAAEYATGADLTASQTGRFSDVPAGNVHADAIDTAAALNLAQGQPDGTYQPAATTRRDQMATFLARLLGAFNADVFAHE from the coding sequence GTGACGGTCTTGTTGGCGGTGGCGGCTGGGTTGTCGATGCCGACGCCGGTGCCGGCGGTGGCGCAGGAGGACTCGGAGCCGGTGGGGGTGTGGCAGTCGACGAGTCAGCCGGTGTCGGGGCACGCGGACGCCGCGGCGGTGCGGTTGGACGACGGTCGGGTGTTGGTGACGGGTGATGACCCGAGCGAGCGGGGCACGACGGTGGCGGAGGTGTACGACCCGGCGACCGGGGAGTGGCAGGCGACCGATCCGATGCATCACGGGCGCGCGCGGCATTCGTTGGTGCGGCTGGCGGATGGACGGGTGCTGGCTTCGGGGACGTTTTTGGTGTCTGACACGGTGCCCGAGATCTACGACCCCGCGGCACCTGCGGGGCAGCGGTGGACGGAGGTGGCCAACGCGCCATTCGACACCCCTCTGGCGGTGTTGCTGGACGGGCCCGAATGTGGGGGTGACGGTCCGCCGGTGTGGTGCGGTCAGGTGTTGATGCGCGGGCAGATGCTGTTCGAACCGCCGCCGGCGGGGTCGGGTGAGCAGGGGACGTGGACGCAGGCGGACACCCCCCACTTCCAGGGTGGCCGGATGGTGGTTCTTGACGGGGTGCCGTGTTCGGGAGAGTCGCCTCCCGGCTGGTGCGGCAATGTGTTGCATGTGACAACAGACGGGATGGAGGTGTTCGATCCGTCGCCGGTGGATGCGGAGACGGGCGTGGTGGGCCGGTGGGAGGCCTCGGACGGGTTGCAGCAGCCCCGCAACATCGGTGCGACTAGGGTGGCGGGGTTGGCGGACGGTCGGGTATTGTTGGTGGGCGGCACCGACGAGGATGGGCAGCCGGCGCCCCCGGAGATCTATGATCCTGCGACGGGGGTGTGGCAGGCCACGGCGTTGCCCACGCAACCTCCCCGCGGGGCGGGGGCGTCGTTGACGTTGCTGGCAGATGGGTCGGTGTTGCTGGCCGGCGGCGGCGAGTGGCCTAACGATTGTTTGGTGTCGGCGGAGTTGTTCGACCCGTCGGGGGATGATGGGGTGGCGGGCAACGCGCCGGGTGTGTGGCGGTCGGCGGGGTTGATGGGTGCGCCGCGGGAGAGTCATACGGCCACGGCGTTGGCGGATGGCCGCGCGTTGGTGGTCGGCGGGGCGTTGCATTGCGGGCGCAACACCGCGGATGTGTATGCGCCGCCGTCGCTGGAGCCGGTGACGCCGGCGCCGACGGTGTCGGGGGTGGACCCGGCGTCGGGGTTGACCGACGGCGGGGTGGAGGTGTCGGTCACCGGTGACAGCCTGTCGGGGACCTCGGCGGTGACCTTTGGTGGGGTGGCCGCCGACGAGGTGAGGGTGGAGTCGAACACACGGGTGATGGCGGTAGTGCCGCCGGGCGCGCCCGGTGACGTGCCGGTGACGGTAACCACGCCGGCGGGGCAGTCGGCGGCCGACTCTGACGCGACGTTCGCGTATGTGGAGCCGTCGGGGGTGTGGACACCGGTGGGGGAACTGCCGTTCGCGGACCAGGCGCAGGCGCTGGTGGTGGGTGAGGGGGATGTGCTCATCCTCGAGGACAGCGCGAAATCGGCGGTCCGCTATGACCCGCAGACGAACACGCTGGCCGACGCGGCGGACCCGCCCGACATCGGATCGTTTCAGCTGTTCGCGCCGTTGGCGGACGGGCGGGCGTTGGTCGCGGGCTACAGCGGGCTGGACGAGAGCGCGCAGGGGCACGCGACGATCTACGACCCGGCGGCCGACAGCTGGTCTGCTCCGGCGTTGATGGCGGCGGCGCCGCAGGAAGGGTCGGCGACGTTGCTGGCGGACGAACGGCTGTTGGTGATCGGTCGGGTGCAGGGGTTGGACATGACCAGTCAGGTGTTCGACCCAGATACCGGACAGTGGCGGTTGACCGAGGGCCAGCCGACCGACCAGGTGTTGTTCGGGCACACGTCGACGCTGCTCGGTGACGGGCGGGTGCTCGTGGCGGGTGGCACGACGGGTGCGTTCGGCCAGTCGCGGCGGGCGCAGCTGTTCGACCCGGCCGGTGAGCAGTGGAGCGAGGGGCCGGCGATGGCCGAGACCCGCAATCGTCATGCCGCGGCGGTGGCCGCCGACGGGCGCGCTCTGGTGATCGGCGGGTATGGGATCGCGGCGGGGGCGGTTTCGGGGGTGGAGGCGTTCGACCCTGCGACGGACACTTGGCAGCCGGTGCGCAATCTGGAGTATCCGCGCGTTGAGCATGCGGTGGTGGTGTTGGCGGACGGGTCGTTGCTGGCGGTCGGCGGGCGCGGGACGTCCGGCACGATGTGGGACGACGACGCGATGGTCCACAGCGAGGTGTTCGACGCCGAGGTGGGCCGCTGGCGGGTCACGGGGGCGTTGGCGCAGGCGAGGATGCGCCACGGTGCGGCGGCGTTGACCCGCGGGTGCGCGAGCCGGTGTGGCAGTGTCGTCGCCGTCGGCGGTCTCACGGGCCAACTCACCCGGGGCGGCGTCGGGGTCGCGTTGGTGGAGTTGTACACCCCGCGCCCGCAGGTGACCGGGCTGGACCCGGCCAGCGGCCGGGCCGGTGACGAGGTGACCATTGAGGGGTTCGACCTGGCCGGTGTCGACGAGGTGCGGTTCGGGGATGTCCCGGCGGAGTTCACGGTCGAGTCGCCCGCGCAGATCACCGCGACCGTGCCGGATGGTGTCGAGGTGGGGTCGGTTGCGGTGACGGTCGCCAACGCCGTGGAGGACTCCGACGTCACCCTGGCCTCGGAAGTCACGTCGGTGAGCGAGTTCACGGTGGAGGCTGAACCGGGCGAGATCGGCACCATCGACGACCTGACGGCGACGGCGATGTCGGCCAGCGAGGTGGGGCTGTCGTGGTCGGCGGTGAGCGACGGGGCCGGGGGGTCGGCGCCGGGCTATGTGGTCGCGCAGTCGGCCGAACCGATCACGACGGTTGAGCAGTTCGAGGCGGCGGCGGTGTTGTGCGGGGGGGTGTGCACGCCCACGCCCACACCCGAGGTCGGTGGGACGGTGGAGCTGTCGGTGGTCGGGTTGGACACGGACACGACCTATCACTTCGCGGTGCGGGCCCGCACCACCCCCGGGACGTTGGGGCCGGTGTCCAACCCGGTCAGCGCCACTACCGAGGTTGACCCTGCAGACCCCGGTGATCCCGGTGATCCCGGGGATCCGGGGGATCCGGGGGATCCCGGCGAGCCGTTGAGTCCTGAGGAGCTGGTCGCCGCCGCGTGCCCGCAGGGTGCACCGCCCGTGGGGTTCACCGACCTGGCTTCCATACCGGACACGCATCTGCAGGCGGTGGCGTGCGCGGCCAGTCATGGGATCGCCCAGGGCTTCGCCGATGGCAGCTACGGGCCGGCGCAGCCGGTGCGGCGTGATCAGATGGCGTCGTTCATCGCCCGTACGTTGCAGGCCGCCGGGGTGGACCTACCGGAGCCGCGGGCGCAACGGTTCGTGGACGTGAATCCAGGGTCCACCCATGACGATGCGATCCACCGGTTGGCCGCGGCGGGCATCATCGCGGGCGGGCCGGGTGGCCTGTCAGCAGACAGCTACGGGCCGGCCCAGCCGATCCGCCGGGACCAGATGGCCTCGTTCCTGGTCCGCGCCGCCGAATACGCCACCGGCGCTGATCTGACCGCGTCGCAGACCGGCCGGTTCAGCGATGTCCCCGCCGGCAACGTCCACGCCGACGCGATCGACACCGCCGCCGCGCTCAACCTCGCCCAAGGCCAGCCCGACGGCACTTACCAGCCCGCCGCCACCACCCGCCGCGACCAGATGGCCACCTTCCTCGCCCGCCTGCTCGGCGCTTTCAACGCCGACGTCTTCGCACACGAATAA
- a CDS encoding sialidase family protein: MVERGTAGTPATGPPQPRSSAHATGDDGGDPSARQGRAGSWLAAAVGIALVLIGAGLLVLSASLDDPPQAALAGGNLPINAGAGDPLDQSGHNSPVVTRNPTDPANIVVGNRLDSPDFACALHVSTDGGATFEETRLPEADPQGKCYAPQPAFAADGTLHVAFVTLRGTGNRPHRVWLASSDDGGQTLSEPSRLLGELAFQVGLTADPDDADRLYLTWLEAEETATLAFPDTGYPLRLMSSDDGGVSWTEPVTVSDPDRARVVAPTLAVGAAGVLHLLYLDLGDDRLDWAGGHEGRGGPPYPGTWELVAARSGDEGRTWSETTVDAFNPPTRILVFLPDVPSLAVDRERGRVYAAFHARHHDDADVFVWRSTDNGETWSSPVRVNDTDPADGTAQYLPALDVAPSGRVDVVYYDRRDGADENVMNAVSLAFSHDAGATFTDRLVLSDRPFDSRVGFGGFRGMADLGSRLGLLSTPDRALAVWSDTRAGTEVSEKQDLVRQFATFARSISSPVPPSVLRGVAGVSVLLGLVGVGGRLGGKLGRQMPPR; encoded by the coding sequence ATGGTTGAGCGTGGGACTGCGGGCACGCCGGCGACCGGCCCGCCGCAACCACGCTCCTCCGCGCACGCCACCGGCGATGATGGTGGGGATCCGTCGGCTCGGCAGGGACGCGCCGGGTCGTGGTTGGCCGCGGCGGTCGGGATCGCGCTGGTGTTGATCGGGGCGGGACTGCTCGTGCTGTCGGCCAGCCTCGACGATCCGCCGCAGGCGGCGCTCGCCGGCGGCAACCTGCCCATCAACGCGGGCGCGGGCGACCCGCTGGACCAGTCCGGCCACAACTCCCCGGTGGTCACCCGCAACCCGACCGACCCGGCCAACATCGTGGTCGGCAACCGCCTCGATAGCCCCGACTTCGCCTGCGCGCTGCACGTCTCGACCGACGGCGGCGCCACGTTCGAGGAGACGCGGCTGCCCGAGGCGGACCCGCAGGGCAAGTGCTACGCCCCCCAGCCGGCGTTCGCGGCGGACGGGACGCTGCACGTGGCGTTCGTCACGCTGCGGGGCACCGGCAACCGTCCCCACCGCGTGTGGCTTGCCTCCTCCGACGACGGCGGGCAGACCCTGTCCGAGCCGTCCCGGCTGCTCGGCGAGCTTGCCTTCCAGGTCGGGTTGACCGCCGACCCCGACGACGCCGACCGGCTGTATCTCACGTGGCTGGAGGCCGAGGAGACTGCCACGCTGGCGTTCCCCGACACCGGCTACCCGCTCCGGCTGATGTCCTCCGACGACGGCGGTGTGTCCTGGACGGAGCCGGTCACCGTCAGCGACCCCGACCGCGCCAGGGTGGTCGCCCCGACGCTTGCCGTCGGCGCCGCCGGCGTGCTGCACCTGTTGTACCTGGACCTGGGTGATGACCGTTTGGACTGGGCGGGCGGGCACGAGGGCCGCGGCGGGCCGCCCTACCCGGGCACGTGGGAGCTGGTCGCCGCCCGCTCGGGCGACGAAGGCCGCACGTGGTCGGAGACCACGGTGGACGCGTTCAACCCGCCGACGCGCATCCTCGTGTTCCTGCCCGACGTCCCGTCCCTGGCCGTCGACCGGGAGCGGGGCCGGGTGTACGCGGCGTTTCACGCCCGCCACCACGACGACGCCGACGTGTTCGTGTGGCGCTCCACCGACAATGGCGAAACATGGAGCTCGCCGGTGCGGGTCAACGACACCGACCCGGCTGACGGCACCGCCCAGTACCTGCCCGCGCTCGACGTCGCCCCGTCCGGGCGGGTCGACGTCGTCTACTACGACCGCCGCGACGGCGCCGACGAGAACGTGATGAACGCGGTGTCGCTGGCGTTCTCGCACGACGCCGGTGCGACGTTCACCGATCGGCTGGTGCTGTCGGACCGGCCGTTCGACTCGCGGGTCGGCTTCGGCGGCTTCCGTGGCATGGCCGACCTGGGGTCGCGGCTCGGCCTGCTGTCCACCCCCGACCGCGCGTTGGCGGTGTGGAGCGACACGCGGGCGGGCACCGAGGTCAGCGAGAAGCAGGACCTCGTCCGCCAGTTCGCTACGTTCGCCCGCAGCATTTCCAGCCCTGTGCCCCCTTCGGTGTTGCGTGGCGTCGCAGGCGTGTCCGTGCTGTTGGGCCTGGTCGGCGTGGGCGGTCGGCTAGGCGGGAAGCTCGGTCGGCAGATGCCGCCGCGTTGA
- a CDS encoding type II toxin-antitoxin system RelE/ParE family toxin, protein MTRVELSRRAVDNLEWLITTHSLPADTRERVRRVLRPLASFPNLGRDLEGRWADHRVILGPWRWMLLVYRVDGDNDRVVVVTVQDGRSSTAATTPDR, encoded by the coding sequence ATGACGCGCGTCGAGCTGTCCCGTCGCGCCGTGGACAACCTCGAGTGGCTGATCACGACCCATAGCCTGCCCGCTGACACCCGGGAGCGCGTGCGCCGGGTCCTGCGTCCGCTGGCGAGCTTCCCGAACCTGGGACGCGACCTCGAAGGCCGGTGGGCTGACCATCGGGTGATCCTCGGGCCTTGGCGCTGGATGCTGCTGGTGTATCGCGTCGACGGTGATAACGACCGGGTCGTGGTTGTGACAGTGCAGGACGGGCGCTCGTCAACGGCAGCAACTACTCCAGACCGCTGA